The sequence gaagaagttcCTGAGATAAATCGAGCAGAGTTTGTGAAGCCGTCAAAGGAGTCTGGTTAAACACCGACGAAGAACAAGGCTTCTCTCCGTTGAACCCTAAATCGCCAAGGAAGAGCAACTACTCTACGGCGGAGAAGACAATGAGAAAAAAGAAATTAGGGTTTCGTGATGGCTGCATCTCCCTTTTtgtctattttaattttttgttattttttttactttttaatattttaacattaaaaatcaattacgaaaattataatttataattataattcaacTTAATTGATAAATTAACGGTAGTGTGGTATTTACAGGAATTAAAATCCTATTTTCCTAAAACATCTTCTACAAATCATATTGTGACAAACCAAGTTCAAAGTGTCTCTTTTTCCAATTTTCCTTTAATATAATTAGGACATAAAGTATGGTAGTTTAACATAACATGTCTTATAATagaaattcaaataaaaaacaataaatatatggTAGTtactataattaaaaaattataagaaaaataacttaaatcttagaaaaaatttattataaacttacacattaaaaaaattaataaacaataaataaaaatattcatttattttattagtattttatatattttaatgttttaagtgagaaatatcaatattttctaatattataataagataTTATGTCACtagcatatttttttttataaataatataatattatttttcaaaatttaagcCATGATGTTAAAATTATTGTAACATGATCATTATTATAGATATTTACATTTTGACAAGTTATTTAGACATTTTAATAATCTTTATAtcgtatcaaaaataaatatttatatttttgtggatGGTAAAATAAGTAAATCTATATTTAAGTTTATTACTCAAGATAAGGATAAACctaataaagttttaaaatttattgaattatatttaaaatttaattgtagTAGAATAAACAGAATAATTTAATTGATTGATTAGCATTTGATtcattaagtttaataaatactagattttgatccgcgcttcgaaagcgcggATTTTTCTTTGGATTGTAAACAAAGATTatgaattaaaattttaaaattgttatgcattattatgttacaaaatttatattatatcgaataataaatttatttaaaattgtataatttataaattagtttatttatgattttatgtaTATACTCTTATGTAATTCTCCCTCTTAGATATGAACATTTTACCAGATCCGTGAAAGAAATATTGATGCTGTTTGCGTTGAGATCTAGGGCAAAGtacatattcaattttttttggaccCGCAAGTTTTCTTTGAGTCAATATCCTAACCGAGACCCAACCTAATACCCAAGTACCTGAattttttgtgtatattaggtatattcgagtattttagatatgtttttGGTATTGCGAATACTTTTTAAGTTTTGCGTTCAggtttttgattttagtttCGGGTTTTGAGTAAAATtgtaataagaaaatatatagggCATTCGGaaatttttttgggtatttttcggTTCCTCGGGTCAGATTTCATGTAAAATTTTGGATCTTTcggtattttaatattttggatatttttttgggtttttgggtatgtgtttcagtatttttttgggttttcaggTACTTCGAGTACATGTTACGTACCTAAAAATTACATGTATTTTATAAGTATTTGAATAATAGATTCGAACCGATCAGGACCTGAAAAGAACCAATCCAAAcctaaaccaaaaaattaaatacctAGTTATGTCTAAATATTTAGGACCCAAAATGAATCCGACCTGCTGACTGAGATTAGACCTACACTCtctaattgtatttttttttctgacctCACACTCTCTGATTGTATGCATTTTATAAGAGTTACATTTTTtgagttgattattttttaaatgtacttgaaatatttttggctaatttaatagtataaatttgtaaggtttttaatagttttaaaacttattttaaataacaaattttatgataaatactttgtataaaagataatttaaagtaaaatatataatttttaacagatggtttactttattaaatttgattttgtatattTGGAAATATATAATGTATGATGACATGGTATAGTATGATGTatgatatatgttaatttttaaatgagTTATGAAATCTGTTAAAGTTGATAAAGTTATTGAATTTAAATAGCATATATGcggtatattatttttttgtttaaaatattttgtaacaatGTTGCTATATCTTGTTTTTAAAATAGGATAAAAGTAtaagaatatttaatttttgatttgtttcaaaTTTAGATACGAAGTAAGATATATTCTtagcaaataaataaattagctttttcataatttaaaacaGAAGTATAGAAAGGATGGTGTGTATTCTTACATAGTTGGTGGATCAAacgatttatataatttaattatattggGTGAAATGAGTCATTTATTAATTATGAGACTAATGAGACATGTTTagagaataatataataaagtatatgtggtatattatttttgtgaagCAAATGGTAAGGTCATATAATAAAGAAGAAATATCATATAACTTTGTATAACTTGtcttgtaaaaaataatatgtctaataaataaatgtaaattattattaatgtttgttagagaaatttttggttacttattgttaattaaatattatagtaagaccaaaaatattgttagttaaagaaagggtccaaacaacctttttaagtagatttattaaaactccttcccttttaatagtattgatctatataaattaaatctttttaactaaaaccaacaaaaagatttttatttaattttattcctaaaaagaaataaaaaatatataaaaattattatttcaacatatgaaaattaatttattaaatttaactaatttaaatgCAAAGAAATtagtaaattaaaataaacaaacattaaaaattattactttatatttttaataaatatatatatttaataaatatatatatttaaaaagaaaatatattttaagagtTATTATTTCTGCACTTGACGGAGGAAACCATCTAGTAATTGATTAAAATGATTAATGATGAAATAAGTAGTTCATTATCTTTATGGATATTAAATAGAAAATACGTAATTATGTGTCATCATGATTCTCTATGACAAGATATTTCTTTACAAGAAAGCCATAATGCaatttgcattttttttatcatcgtTAAGAATTTGTCAATATGTCTTTACTCGTATTATAATTAGGGTTCCAACTGTCATGGCAAAATTAATTTTTCGCTGTTTTGGTCATGTTTGTTTTATTCTTTGTACAGTATTAGGGGTGgacgttcgggttcgggttcggatcgggtatttcagatttttaGGTATTTCAGTATAGAAATATAGAATCCGTgtgggtatttctgtactttgGGTCAGattcggatatttttagttcgggttcggttattctgaatcgggttcggatatttagattttgaaaaaaaaaatcatttctcaaatttcttgtatttaaaaataaaattttcacttatttttttatttttaatagattgaatgattaatagatttggacgtaacattttgaaactaaaaagacattactttggttgttgtttttaaaatttggatgtaactttttgccaatttttgaaataaaaagtttgacatgcattttaagtgagtaacaaatcattttctccgtaattttatgtatatcatatgaacttaaagtatgtgtagtatcaatataaatattttatataaaataagagatgcaaactataaatatatggttaattatacatatatatatatgttcggttatctttggatatccattcgggttcgctCCGTGCCTCTCTAGACAAGTGCTCGAGTCATGACTCCGAGGAACGCCTTTTCAGTCGAGTTGCTAAAGCACCTCTCGCAGTGACATATCTAATCAAACTGAATAGGATGGATATTACatgttcgggttcggatatccaatctcttctAATTTAATACCCATTcagatattttgctacttcagTTCAAATTTCTGCTCGGATTTTTCGCATTGGGTTCATGTGCGGTTTCGGATATCGgaaaagtgcccacccctatacAATATGTTCAAATATTTCATCTCGACGGAACTATCGTATTATTATGATTTATGAACAACATACTTCCCTCCTCTAGTCGGTTGGGAATTTCTCGGTAGGACTAGGCCGCAAAGCATCatacaaatagaaaaaatattcttataaATTACTAGTTTTATGTTTCACTTGTAAATGTAATAGTAATACCAGCATTTTTTGTCTTGTACCACTTATGGCGATCATTCACACCCTTTGTATACATCATACAAGTTTACTATATCAAAGAATTAACATTACATTTTTTTCACAACTAAAATAAGGCTGTAACAAATGATAAGAAATTTATAAATGGTGTGAGTTCCTTTAACGAATTTCAAGATGATAAGGCTTCCGGGAGGAAGAATGCATCAATTTTTGTACTAGATGGGGTCTAACAAAGCTTTTTCATATTATCTTCCAACTCAAACGCTAAAGAAAATTTGTCataaaaagagaataaagtATAAAAAGTCCATTGATAATCTAACACATGACAATGCATCCCAACTTAGTGCACATGCTCTGTCTCTCTTCTGTACAATATTCCTCATATCCCACAAACTATTATCCTCAGAAaccaaattaaataattataaaccaAATACACACATATATTCAATATAAAGCACAATCACACACGCACACATACTTTTGTACAAAAATCAATACCTAAAGTTAGGATCTCAAATCTATATATCACATGGATAATAACACATCAATATTATTTGATTAcgtaaaactaataaataaagcCAATGTGAACAacaatgatatttttttgccTATAGAGCAGCCTTGGCCATACACTCGAGATGTCTCGGACAAGTGATCAAATGGTCGTTGGTTAACCCGGCGGCTTGCATCAACGAATGTATAACTGTCGGACCAACGAATCTAAACCCGCGACGAACCATGTCTTTGCTTATGGTTTCTGATTTTGATGTCTTAACCGGAATCTTTTGGCAAGATGTGTATTTTGTGGTAACCGGTTTGTGCTTCATAAATCCCCAAAAGTATTTGTTGAATGATCCGAAATCTCTTTTCACCTGCAATTTTTTTAGATGAATTTTTTTCGtctagttatattttttttgtaagatcaAGTCTTCTAATATGTTTTTGCAAATAAAActgcaacaaaaagaaaaacatttttatcaatctctattaatatataccTTGAGAATTTGTTTAGAGTTGTCAACAACTGCAAGGACTTGGCTAAGGCCAATTCCGTAGTCGTTGACTATCGACTGTATCTTCTTCTCGTTGAACTCTGCGACCAACTCTGCTTCGAAACCAGAGAAAGCCTCTCTGTAAAACCAAAGGTTACAAATTTAGACCAAAAGTTTCAGAGAGGAGCAAGATAATAGGAAGCACAACGACACTCTTCAACTATGGTTCACGGCAACAACACGacttttaagttaaaaatacGATGAATTGGATCATCAAGCTGTATTTTACAACTTCTGCTTCCTATAATCAAGACGTCAAAAATGAGATGCATTTATTGTTACCAGGGttgatttgaataaaattttacattcagttttttttttgaaaagcaaaatttataaccaaaaaCATCATTTTCATTTTGTGGGTATCTTAAATTTTCTTACCTAAAAGTGTTTCTTCTCTTCAAAACCGAAGTCCAATCGGATCCGACCTGAGCTCCGGTTAACACCAGAAGCTCAAACAATAGGCTGTGAAAAGATTTCAACAGTAATCTTAATTAGTTTCAGTTAATAAGAAATTTTTGTTCTctttataaaagaaagaaaattttatttacttgTCATCATGAACAGGAACTCCCCATTCTTCATCATGGTAAGCCACATAGATTGGATCTGTCAGAGCAAACTAAGATCTTAGATCCAATTAATCAAATATTGATTTGGCatggaaaaaagaaaattaatttttcttgCAGAACAAGTAACTTTTACAAACCT comes from Brassica rapa cultivar Chiifu-401-42 chromosome A02, CAAS_Brap_v3.01, whole genome shotgun sequence and encodes:
- the LOC103848479 gene encoding DNA-3-methyladenine glycosylase 1 produces the protein MKQEERKKKISHYGRVKSVLSNEKSLNVEHEKKKRCSFITTSSDPIYVAYHDEEWGVPVHDDNLLFELLVLTGAQVGSDWTSVLKRRNTFREAFSGFEAELVAEFNEKKIQSIVNDYGIGLSQVLAVVDNSKQILKVKRDFGSFNKYFWGFMKHKPVTTKYTSCQKIPVKTSKSETISKDMVRRGFRFVGPTVIHSLMQAAGLTNDHLITCPRHLECMAKAAL